The sequence GTTGACCGTTGTCGTCCTCGCCGGGCGGCAGTCCGGCGCAGGCCATAAAATATATGCCGGTGCCATTGTAGTCGTTGTTGAAGGTGCAGAAGGTTGCACCTGCAGTATTGCTGTCGGGAAGCGTCAGATCGCCAGCAATCATGCCGTTGCCTGGATCGTTCAATTTAGACTCCAGCAACGCGAGCGTGTAGGTATTGTCATTGTCGAGGCTGCCGTTTTCCACGTCCGTCATCTGGTTAAATTCGCAGGTGCCATCGGTACATTCTGCCTTTACCGGAAAATAAGCGCCATCGTTACTGTTGGTGAGGTAGCCGATATAAGTGCCGTTGGTATCGCTTAGCGCGGCCAGTTTTTTTCGTTCCAAGCCAATGGCGAATTGCGAGTTGGTGGTAGTGCCAGCCGTTATGGCATCCGCACTTTCGCCGATTTCGAGCAATACTGTTTTCGCATTGGTTAAAAAATAACGGTGATTGGTGTTTACCGCCCGCCCCTCTTCGCAAGTGCTCTCGGATAAAGAGAGAGCGTCACCGGCCTGTTCACCGTCGCTATCATAGCTGGTGATATCGGTATTGCTGGATGTATTTTTCCAGCCAAAGGTTCCGTAATAGGCCAGCTTGCCTTCATTATCGGCGTCTACGTCAAAATTATCGGCCTGCTGGAACAGCACCCAGTTATTGTTGATATCCGATGTGCTGCAGTGGTCGGCATTAATCAGGGGAACAATCTGGTTGTTGGAATTTTTTAATGGGGCAACGATTGTCAGGGAATTTTTTAGCTTAATAAACGTGATTTCATCGTCCACGCTTACATCCGAGCCGGTACTTACACTGGTCACTGTAAGCTGGCCAAAACCTGACGACAGAATTTCGAAATCGCCGCTGGCAGAAAGGGTGGTGGTATCGCCGGCTTTGACGCTGCTCACCAGATTAAATGTGCCGCTGTCTTCGTCGTTTTCCTGTTCGGTAAATTCAAGCCGGCGGTAAGGGCCTAAACCAAAAAAGTTTGTTGCCAGTTCGGTTGGGTCTGTCGGGGTATCTGTTTCGTCTTCCGTTTCAGTTTCTTCCCAGCCAGCTTTGCATCCAGCGAGCCCCAACATTAATGTTGCAGCAGTAATTATAAGCGCGGGTTTGGTGCTAAACACTTTCACAATCATTCCTTATTTCGCGTGCGCTATTCAGCGAATAAAGCGCAGAACGCACACGGTTTTTAGCTAAAATTAAACGGACGACTGCTACTAAAGTGGGTTTTTATCGGAAAAAAGCCGCGTTCTACCTCAGTACCACGCCGATAAAAAGAAGCGTACCACATTCGCATTAAAACTGTATAAGGGCTCATTGCCGGTACCGAAGGCCTCTGTGTTTTCTGGCTTATTATCCCGGTAATTTTCGTAGTCAAACGCGATGCTGTCCCAATACAAATTAACTGTTGTTTTATCAAAAAACGACAACCACCCGGCTTTGAATTCGTAACTTGCTCCCAGGCCGAAGGCGGTATTGCTGAAGACGGCAAGCTCTTTGTCGCGGCCGCGAAAATCGAGTCGGTCAGGATCACTGTATGGAAAAAGGTCGGCGTAAAAATCGGCACCTTTCGATTGATCGTACATGCGGTACTTGGCTTCAAAAATCCAACTGTCTTTGTAGGGGTGAACGTAGCGCAGTTCATAGTTGGTGGATTTTACGCCCCAGCTGTCCTGGAAAATTCGCGCCTCGGCACGCACCGACGCTCTGTAGGGCAAATACACCATACTGCGGATAGCGAAGGCGTCACTGTTGCGCGTGGTGGGATATTTTTCGGGTTGAAATAATTGTTGCGCCCCGTCGGTGCCCAGATAGCGAGCGCCGCGGTAGGGGTTATCCAGGCGGCCTTCATCAATAACGGTTTCTGAGTTTACCGCGACTATCCAGTTTTTGGTCAGTACTTGCGTCCAGCCGATGCTGAAGCGCTGGTGTTGCGCTGGCTCCTGCACATCGGGGCTGCCATTTTGGCGAACGGTATCATTACCCTGGGAATAGCCCAGCGAAATCGTCGACAGATCACCGAAAAAATCCTGACTTAGGCCAAGGCCAAAGGTTTCCGCCTCGTAATCACTTTCGCTGCTGTTGGTATAGCTCAAACTCATTATGGTGCGGTCGCGCAGGTAATCGAAACCGGTGCTTGTTTCGGTGCGCTCCTCGGTGTACGCGCTGCCCTGGGTTATCACATCCAGCGATGCACTGGAGACAAAATCCACATAGTAATTTGCCCACACAGACACTTTTTCGGCCACCCCTTTGCGTACCAGTACTGAAGGGCCGTCGATAGTGACCCCACCCCCCTCAAAGCGGTGGTAGAGAACATCGGTGCGATCTTCGGGTAACACCGCCGCGAACAGGGACGCACTCCAGGAAGCGAGTACAAACACGAGGGCGGAAGGTAAAGAGTAGGCAGTCAATTTTTTCATGGCAATATTGTCGGCCAGTCATCTGCAGGTGTATTAGCACGGCAGGTTTGGCAAGGCGAGTTAGCGAGTCTGGTACATATTATTTAGCGTGTTGGGGCTAGTTACAGCCGCAGCCGCCACCGGCACTTCCTTCGGCACCACGGGCAGATTCGCGGGCTTCGTAAACGTGATTCATATATTTTGTCGATGCCGGGTGACCCTCAAACGCCATAATCGGATCGGCCAGATTTTCACGCTCGTAAGGTTTTACCCAGGGCTGAATCGCTGAGCAGGCGCTAAGCCCGCTCAATGTGATCAACAGTATGAGTTTGAGTGCCGCGCTTACATGCTGCATGAGCGGATCAGCCCTTTAACGCGTTTTTTGTATTCTTTTTCGTCGCCGGGTTTGTAGCCTTTGTGGATATAGCTAACCTTGCCGTCGCAATCGATCAACACAGAGCTGGGCATGGCGTCGACTTTATAAGCTTCGCTGACTTTGCTGGTGGTGTCGTACAAAACAGGAAAGCTAACCGGTAATTCCTTTAGGAGAGCGTCGGCTTCCTTTGGGTCGGCTTCCACATTGATGCCGAGCAGAGTGAAACCCGCCGGCGAATATTTTTTGTAGAGAGCGTCTAACAGTGGCATTTCCTGGCGGCAGGGGCCACACCAGGAGGCCCAGAAGTTCAGCATAACCACTTGGCCGCGGAGGTCACTAAGGCGAACATTTTTGCCGTTATTGGCTTTTAGCGTGAAATCTTTGGCGGTGCCGCCTGCGGATTTGGCCAGCGCACTGCCACTTAAGCCAATACAGGTGGCGGCAGCGAATGTTAGAGCGATGGTGGCCAGCCAGTTGCGTTTGCGTATCATAGGTTGTTCTCCTCACACCCGGAGTTTTTAGTCGTTAAAAGAACAGCGACAAACCTAAGTGGGTTTCCAGGTTTTGAATAGATTTATCGTCACCCAGAATATTGTGGGTGAATAAGTGATTGCGAAAATCGAGACGGAATGCCACCCAATCGGTCAGCGCCATACGAAAACCGCCGCCGAAGTTATAGGTAAAATATTCATTGTCTGCGAACATCGTGTTACCGGCACCACCAATGATGTAATAACTGGTGTTGAACGCGTATTTGCCCAGAAACACTTCTCCGGGCAATAGATTCCAACCGAGCGATACGTTGTAGTAGGTCAAGGTGCGTTGCGCATCGGTAAGTAACGGGCTGCCACCACTCAAAGTTTCATAGCTGGTTTCGGTGGTGGAAGTTTGCCCGCTCGCGAGTTCCAGAAACAGGTCCTCTGTCACATGATAGGCCAGTCGTACACCAAAAACATTGTTACTGCCAAAGTCTTCGACACTCATTACCCCGGCAAAAATACCTGCTTCGAAGTTTTCGGTATCAATTAGATCCTCGTCGATATTTCGCGGCTCGATATCGGGGTTGATGACGGCATCTAATACAGTTTGGCCATCACTTTCCTGCTCATCTTGGGCCAGCGCACCCTGGGCGAGAAATACTGTTAATGCTATTAGAAAAATACGCTGAAACCGGCCTTCCATTCGTCAACCTCTTCATTGCTTTCGCGCTCAGTTAAAAGTGTGTGATCGTTATATTCGACGCGGAATAAAAAACTGCGCGAAACATAAAATAAAAATCCGCCCCCTACAGTGAGCACGCTATTGTCGCGTTCTTCTGTTTGGACGATATCAGAACTGGGGTTAATACGAATTACGCCAGTGCCCAGGGTAAAAAAAGGCGAGACTTTCCAGTCCGGAAAAGGCTCGTGAAGAATATTCAACGCTAGCAATTTGCTGTTGGAAAACGAGCCAAAAGCCTGGGTATAGCGCAATTCCGTCGATAGGTTGCGGGTCATGTGCAGGCCCAGGTAGGTGCTAAGTGAGCGCGAGCCGGAGAAGCTGCCGCCGCCCACACCAAGCTCCCAGGTGCGATTGCGGTAGGCTTCTCGGTCGGCTTCATTGAATACTATTTCTTCACCCTGCAAGCCAAGTGTATCGCGCAGCTCATCCCGGTGAACCCAACCAACTTTACCTTTGACGGTGCGGGCTTTATACCAGTCGGTGTAGCGCTTGGTGATGTGCAGTGTTTCGCCTTTTTCAACTACATGAAAAATAGGGTGTGAGTGACCTGGACCGGTGTGCATCTCGGCGTAGGCGTCGGTGACTACAACGTCTACGCCTTTATCTTTGGCGAAGCCGGGGGCGCTCAGGAGGCCGATGCAGAGCAGTATCCACAAGCGGGTAACAAGGTGTGTTTTTGGGGCCATGTAATAAATTCTATGTGTCCGTCGGTCGCTGCGGCGGGCGCAAAGTCTGACCAAAGTGGTTAATAGCTGTGGTACGGGTACTGGCATCAGGGCGCGTCAAACGGGTTGTTATAGTATTGCCCGCCGATATCCAGCCATTCTGCAATAAGTTTTAGTTCGGCGCCATCCAGATAACCTTCGTGAGAGCCGCCAGGTAGAAACGGAGCGAAGAACTGGTTTGAGCCCAGCGCCCCATTGGGCGACATAATCGCACCGTTGCGATTGCCCGTTTCCACCAAAATAGGAACAGGGTTGCCTTCGCTATCGACTTCCAACACCAGTGCGGGAACCTGATTACCATTATTGTCCAGCACGGGGATCAGGTTGGGGTCGGTTGAGTTGATGGGGCCAGCCACCGGTTGGCCATTGGCATCGATGTAAACGTATTGCGGGACGTCATCGATAGTGAGCTGCACAGTTTGAAACTGGGGTTCACCGTCGATCACGAGTTGTTCGGTCTGGTTGCGCAAATTACCGTTCTCATCGATCTCTTGAATCAAGCTTCCGAACAGCAGCTGCGCGTAAGAGTTAACATAGTCGTCCCGTTCAGCAGACTGATTGGCGTTGAGATTCAGTTGCCGGTTGCCCGCGGGAATCATGGCGGCACCATTCGCATCGACGGTGTTGTGGCAGCTGGTGCAGGTAAAATCGGCCACCAGCAGGTCTTCTTCGACGGGGTCGAAGAAACGGCGATCTTTGTCCCACAGTGGCTGAATGTGCTCGAGATAGTTGATGACCGTTCGGCACAGGCTGCTCCAATCGGTGATGCAGTCGGTGGGGGCGGCGGTCTCCAGATCACTGTAATTAAGGTCGAGCGTGGCAGTGCGGGGGCGGGTGCCGTCTTCGGTCCAATCGCTGTAGTCCACAATATTCATGTTCGGCTGACGCGGCCCGTTTAAGCGCGCATAGTATTCGGCCATGGTTTCGCCGACTTGTGGCGGTTCATGGGGGGTGCCGAACTCATCCCGCAACTGCGTGTTGGGGAAGGGCGCGCTGGCCAGCGCGCCAGGGTTAATCGAGGGGGGTTCCGCGCCGAAGCGCCCGTGGGGTGTTGGCGACTCCCCATTTGCGTGACAGCCGTTGCACTGGCGTACTTCGCCTGCGCGCAGGGCCATCCAGTACTCATGGCGTGGGCCCAGCGCGCTGGTGCCGTCAGCCGTTACCCGGCGGCCGCGTGCATCGAGAATAGAAAAGGTGAAAGCCACATCGGCGGGTACTTTGAACATCGCAGAACCGTCTGGCTCGATGGGTACGTACCCTAATATGTCTTTCATTTGCCCGCCGGACCGGCCGAAGGCGCTGTTGTCAAAATCCACTACATCATCATCCGCCATGGAAACTGCTTTGAGTATGCGCAGGAATCGTGCCGGTCGCTCACTTTCTGGGGTCTGTAGGGGGTCGGCGGTAGCGAGAATACCGTTGGGTGAGATATCGATCCCGTCCACATCGTA comes from Teredinibacter turnerae and encodes:
- a CDS encoding outer membrane beta-barrel domain-containing protein, with protein sequence MEGRFQRIFLIALTVFLAQGALAQDEQESDGQTVLDAVINPDIEPRNIDEDLIDTENFEAGIFAGVMSVEDFGSNNVFGVRLAYHVTEDLFLELASGQTSTTETSYETLSGGSPLLTDAQRTLTYYNVSLGWNLLPGEVFLGKYAFNTSYYIIGGAGNTMFADNEYFTYNFGGGFRMALTDWVAFRLDFRNHLFTHNILGDDKSIQNLETHLGLSLFF
- a CDS encoding DUF4266 domain-containing protein → MQHVSAALKLILLITLSGLSACSAIQPWVKPYERENLADPIMAFEGHPASTKYMNHVYEARESARGAEGSAGGGCGCN
- a CDS encoding SH3 domain-containing protein; protein product: MAPKTHLVTRLWILLCIGLLSAPGFAKDKGVDVVVTDAYAEMHTGPGHSHPIFHVVEKGETLHITKRYTDWYKARTVKGKVGWVHRDELRDTLGLQGEEIVFNEADREAYRNRTWELGVGGGSFSGSRSLSTYLGLHMTRNLSTELRYTQAFGSFSNSKLLALNILHEPFPDWKVSPFFTLGTGVIRINPSSDIVQTEERDNSVLTVGGGFLFYVSRSFLFRVEYNDHTLLTERESNEEVDEWKAGFSVFF
- a CDS encoding TlpA disulfide reductase family protein produces the protein MIRKRNWLATIALTFAAATCIGLSGSALAKSAGGTAKDFTLKANNGKNVRLSDLRGQVVMLNFWASWCGPCRQEMPLLDALYKKYSPAGFTLLGINVEADPKEADALLKELPVSFPVLYDTTSKVSEAYKVDAMPSSVLIDCDGKVSYIHKGYKPGDEKEYKKRVKGLIRSCSM
- a CDS encoding DUF3570 domain-containing protein — translated: MKKLTAYSLPSALVFVLASWSASLFAAVLPEDRTDVLYHRFEGGGVTIDGPSVLVRKGVAEKVSVWANYYVDFVSSASLDVITQGSAYTEERTETSTGFDYLRDRTIMSLSYTNSSESDYEAETFGLGLSQDFFGDLSTISLGYSQGNDTVRQNGSPDVQEPAQHQRFSIGWTQVLTKNWIVAVNSETVIDEGRLDNPYRGARYLGTDGAQQLFQPEKYPTTRNSDAFAIRSMVYLPYRASVRAEARIFQDSWGVKSTNYELRYVHPYKDSWIFEAKYRMYDQSKGADFYADLFPYSDPDRLDFRGRDKELAVFSNTAFGLGASYEFKAGWLSFFDKTTVNLYWDSIAFDYENYRDNKPENTEAFGTGNEPLYSFNANVVRFFLSAWY